A region of uncultured Carboxylicivirga sp. DNA encodes the following proteins:
- a CDS encoding RagB/SusD family nutrient uptake outer membrane protein translates to MKKISLFQLFILSVFALTFSGCQDFLEKEVLGHATDENFYNTKFKLQAALDATYNVLQTDQFNSCDWRFGEACGDDVWGGDESLTSQQGQLSHFLFNTSNDWILSRYEINYEGVNKANQVIANAHRVQLSNDDYSEYKEVRQILGQAKFLRALFYFNLVKTYGGVPIRPEKESIDSLIVPRSTAEDVYAYIEKDLREAAIMLPARFTESNAGKASAASAVALLMKTLLYQTTPGEPSDEWDEIVKLGGYFVDGDDMTYGSILNYDGGEDWEALRKRLWFKPEEVNGATDPYETTATLLPQLNNAYTLEYVDYMGASITYDEMFYQTGEFNGGSVFEIVFKESADGSGGDVNEGSGVYGSMWYSPPVVFTNASLIDDIFGNDPRRTLCLTHNDYAPDGGVCFCGPGKYVTLKWYTPVKERPQYSGDNGKNRRLIRFQEVVLTYAEALNETGNREAALTHLNRVKTEANTINGTSTLYIAGGYGYMRDQIWSERRKELCFEWDRFFDLVRQRRAAEVIKEYGANRANKRGYYFRKGVNELFPIPQKEIDISNGVITQNPGY, encoded by the coding sequence ATGAAGAAAATAAGTTTATTTCAATTATTCATATTATCCGTTTTTGCATTAACATTTTCAGGGTGTCAGGATTTTCTTGAGAAAGAAGTGTTAGGTCATGCAACGGATGAGAATTTCTATAATACTAAATTTAAGTTACAGGCTGCTCTTGATGCTACATACAATGTGCTGCAGACAGATCAATTCAATTCTTGTGACTGGAGATTTGGAGAAGCATGTGGTGATGATGTATGGGGAGGTGATGAAAGTCTGACCAGCCAGCAGGGGCAGTTGTCTCATTTCTTGTTTAATACTTCCAATGACTGGATTTTAAGTAGGTATGAGATTAATTATGAAGGTGTAAATAAAGCCAATCAGGTAATTGCGAATGCCCATCGGGTTCAACTGTCAAATGATGATTACTCTGAATACAAAGAAGTTCGTCAGATTCTTGGGCAAGCTAAATTTTTAAGAGCATTGTTTTATTTTAATCTGGTAAAAACCTATGGAGGTGTTCCTATTCGACCAGAGAAAGAGTCCATTGATAGTCTGATAGTTCCACGGAGTACCGCAGAAGATGTATATGCATATATAGAAAAAGACCTTAGAGAGGCTGCAATCATGTTACCGGCTCGTTTTACGGAATCAAATGCTGGTAAAGCAAGCGCAGCATCTGCAGTTGCTTTGTTGATGAAGACGTTGCTTTATCAAACTACACCAGGCGAACCATCTGATGAATGGGATGAAATAGTGAAGCTGGGTGGCTACTTTGTTGATGGTGATGATATGACCTATGGATCAATCCTTAATTATGATGGAGGAGAAGATTGGGAGGCATTGAGAAAACGTTTGTGGTTTAAACCAGAAGAAGTAAACGGAGCAACAGATCCTTATGAGACAACAGCCACTTTACTACCTCAGTTAAACAATGCTTACACATTAGAATATGTTGATTACATGGGAGCCAGTATCACATATGATGAAATGTTTTATCAGACTGGCGAGTTTAACGGCGGGTCTGTGTTTGAAATCGTGTTTAAAGAATCAGCTGATGGTTCCGGTGGTGATGTTAATGAGGGAAGTGGGGTTTACGGAAGCATGTGGTATAGTCCACCGGTTGTGTTTACCAATGCCAGCCTGATTGATGATATTTTTGGAAACGACCCTCGCAGAACATTGTGTCTGACTCATAATGATTATGCTCCTGATGGTGGTGTTTGTTTTTGCGGGCCAGGAAAATATGTAACCCTTAAATGGTATACTCCTGTCAAAGAGAGACCACAATATAGTGGCGATAATGGCAAGAACAGGCGTTTGATTCGTTTCCAGGAAGTGGTTTTGACTTATGCTGAAGCCCTAAATGAAACGGGGAATAGAGAAGCAGCCCTTACTCATTTAAATAGAGTTAAAACAGAAGCAAATACCATTAATGGTACATCCACTTTATATATTGCTGGTGGTTATGGCTATATGAGAGACCAGATTTGGAGTGAACGAAGAAAAGAACTTTGTTTCGAGTGGGATCGATTCTTCGACCTGGTTCGTCAACGAAGAGCAGCTGAAGTAATCAAAGAATATGGAGCCAACAGGGCTAATAAGAGGGGATATTATTTTAGAAAAGGGGTGAATGAATTGTTTCCAATTCCTCAAAAGGAAATTGATATTTCAAATGGTGTCATCACTCAAAACCCTGGATATTAA